From the genome of Brevibacterium sp. JSBI002, one region includes:
- a CDS encoding beta-ketoacyl-ACP reductase, translating into MSEPRTVLVTGGNRGIGRTIAEEFLAQGDKVAVTSRNGQAPEGALAVAADVTDSESIDRAFTEIEEKLGPVEVVVANAGITADNLLMRMNDDEFESVINTNLTGAFRTVKRGITGMIRAKKGRIVLISSVSGLYGVPGQANYSASKAGLVGFARSITREVGSRGITANVVAPGFIRTDMTDELSEKQRSEYLATIPAKRFAEPGEVAKVVRWMASDDAAYISGAVIPVDGGLGMGH; encoded by the coding sequence GTGTCAGAACCACGCACAGTCCTCGTCACCGGCGGCAACCGCGGAATCGGTCGCACCATCGCCGAGGAATTCCTCGCCCAGGGGGACAAGGTGGCAGTCACCTCCCGCAACGGTCAGGCCCCGGAGGGAGCGCTGGCCGTGGCCGCCGATGTCACCGACAGCGAATCGATCGATCGGGCGTTCACCGAGATCGAGGAGAAGCTCGGTCCCGTCGAGGTCGTCGTGGCCAATGCCGGAATCACCGCCGACAATCTGCTCATGCGGATGAACGATGACGAATTCGAGTCCGTGATCAACACGAACCTCACCGGTGCCTTCCGCACCGTCAAGCGCGGAATCACCGGGATGATCCGCGCGAAGAAGGGCCGCATCGTCCTCATCTCCTCGGTGTCGGGTCTCTACGGCGTGCCCGGTCAGGCGAACTACTCGGCTTCGAAGGCCGGTCTCGTCGGCTTCGCCCGCTCCATCACCCGTGAGGTCGGCTCCCGCGGAATCACCGCCAATGTCGTCGCCCCGGGCTTCATCCGCACGGATATGACGGATGAGCTCAGCGAGAAGCAGCGATCAGAGTACCTCGCCACCATCCCGGCCAAGCGATTCGCCGAACCTGGTGAGGTCGCCAAGGTCGTCCGTTGGATGGCCTCCGATGATGCCGCCTACATCTCCGGTGCCGTCATCCCCGTCGACGGCGGACTGGGCATGGGCCACTGA
- a CDS encoding DUF3099 domain-containing protein encodes MRSRIIKYSITMGIRTVCFVAAYFAFVADMHILMWICVAGAVVLPYPAVIFANAGRERTRDDRSALLEQAPLAELPPARGETISGDTLGGETVDDAHPRGGASDATDPGADHRHETIRGETTIPGETVQGETSTTMTRTGGTRFERAAAVFREGMPGVRDPRPAVEQSPRPHSRTEEDMVGL; translated from the coding sequence ATGCGGTCTCGGATCATCAAGTATTCGATCACCATGGGCATCAGGACGGTCTGTTTCGTGGCCGCCTATTTCGCTTTCGTCGCAGATATGCACATCCTCATGTGGATCTGCGTGGCAGGGGCGGTCGTCCTCCCCTACCCTGCGGTGATCTTCGCCAATGCGGGCCGCGAACGCACCCGAGATGATCGTTCCGCCCTGCTCGAACAGGCCCCGCTGGCAGAGCTGCCGCCGGCGCGCGGTGAGACGATCTCCGGCGACACCCTCGGAGGGGAGACGGTCGACGACGCACATCCCCGAGGCGGCGCCTCTGACGCGACCGATCCAGGCGCGGATCACCGGCACGAAACGATCCGGGGCGAGACGACCATCCCGGGCGAAACCGTCCAAGGTGAGACGTCGACCACAATGACGAGGACAGGAGGGACCAGGTTTGAGCGAGCAGCTGCAGTGTTCCGCGAAGGAATGCCGGGCGTTCGCGACCCGCGCCCTGCTGTGGAACAATCCCCGCGTCCACACTCCCGAACGGAAGAAGACATGGTTGGCCTGTGA
- a CDS encoding SURF1 family protein yields MSRYSFLFSARWLKYIAMAIIVIIACVFLALWQKDRRDQREQEIATITANYSADPVDITSVLSTPNSTLETTDEWTQVELTGEYSDEDTVLARNRTVEDKPGFYVVTPFEITGGSTIAVVRGFTAEQDSVPPAPRGEQTVIAHLRPAQDGSEDENPKGLIKAIDPARIPGMDDAYAHVYVEASPAETGGAPEEGLTPLPMPELDPGNHLSYMLQWFAFGIMIIIAVVISARRERKAAAEAVEHGAVENEMVVIDKAALDAGAKISQPGSRYGRNRWASPTVRGQAEAEEDALFEERFRSK; encoded by the coding sequence TTGAGCCGCTATTCCTTCCTCTTCTCCGCACGCTGGCTCAAATACATCGCCATGGCGATCATCGTCATCATCGCCTGCGTGTTCCTCGCCCTATGGCAGAAGGACCGCCGCGATCAGCGGGAGCAGGAGATCGCGACGATCACCGCGAACTACTCCGCCGACCCCGTCGACATCACCTCGGTGCTCTCGACCCCGAATTCGACGCTGGAGACCACCGATGAGTGGACCCAGGTGGAGCTGACCGGAGAGTACTCCGACGAGGACACCGTCCTCGCACGCAATCGCACGGTCGAAGACAAACCCGGCTTCTATGTGGTGACTCCGTTCGAGATCACCGGCGGTTCGACGATCGCCGTCGTCCGCGGCTTCACCGCCGAACAGGATTCTGTGCCGCCCGCTCCACGGGGTGAGCAGACCGTGATCGCTCATCTGCGTCCCGCTCAGGACGGATCCGAGGATGAGAACCCGAAGGGCCTCATCAAAGCCATCGATCCCGCGCGCATTCCGGGAATGGACGATGCCTATGCGCATGTCTACGTCGAGGCCTCACCGGCGGAGACAGGCGGTGCCCCGGAAGAGGGGCTGACCCCGCTGCCGATGCCCGAGCTCGATCCGGGCAACCACCTGTCCTATATGCTCCAGTGGTTCGCCTTCGGAATCATGATCATCATCGCCGTGGTCATCTCGGCCCGACGTGAGCGCAAGGCAGCCGCCGAGGCGGTCGAGCACGGCGCTGTCGAGAACGAAATGGTCGTCATCGACAAGGCCGCCCTCGACGCGGGCGCGAAGATCAGCCAGCCCGGCAGCCGCTATGGCCGCAACCGCTGGGCCTCGCCCACCGTGCGCGGGCAGGCCGAAGCCGAGGAGGATGCCCTGTTCGAGGAGCGCTTCCGCTCAAAGTGA
- a CDS encoding ABC-F family ATP-binding cassette domain-containing protein: MIQASGLEVAVGARTLMSEVSFRVDKGDRVGLVGRNGAGKTTLTKVIMGGHPAQSGSVSISGTVGYLPQDPRSGDLTATGMERILSVRDLDVLVKRLRKAERQMASPDEKVATKAIDRYPRIEAEFIAAGGYAAESEAFAIAANLGLDEALISQEIGTLSGGQRRRVELARILFSAPDTMILDEPTNHLDAESVLWLRDHLKAYSGGLIIISHDLDLIDEVVNKVFFLDATRQTIDIYSMGYRLYLKQREDDERRRRRERANAEKKAAALNAQANKMMAKATKTVAAQQMAKRADRLLAGLEDERATEKVANLRFPAPADCGRVPLTAEGLSRSFGSTEVFTGVDLAIDKGTRVVVLGYNGAGKTTLLRLLAGLDEPDSGEVVPGHGLKLGYYAQEHETLDLERTVLENMSRNSPHLDDTAVRNVLGSFLFSGDDVHKPAGVLSGGEKTRLALATLVVSSANVLLLDEPTNNLDPASREEILSAIRRYEGAIVLVTHDEGAVSALDPDRVLLLPDGDEDLWNDTYLDLVTLA; the protein is encoded by the coding sequence ATGATTCAGGCCTCCGGCCTCGAAGTCGCCGTCGGTGCCCGCACCCTCATGTCCGAGGTGTCCTTCCGCGTCGACAAGGGCGACCGAGTCGGTCTCGTCGGCCGCAACGGCGCCGGCAAGACGACCCTGACCAAGGTGATCATGGGCGGACACCCGGCCCAATCCGGTTCCGTGTCGATCTCCGGCACCGTCGGCTATCTGCCGCAGGATCCGCGCAGCGGTGACCTCACCGCCACCGGAATGGAACGCATCCTCTCGGTGCGCGACCTCGATGTCCTCGTCAAGCGTCTGCGCAAGGCCGAACGGCAGATGGCCTCACCGGACGAGAAGGTGGCAACGAAGGCCATCGACCGCTACCCGCGCATCGAAGCGGAGTTCATCGCCGCCGGCGGTTATGCCGCCGAATCCGAAGCCTTCGCGATCGCCGCGAACCTCGGCCTCGACGAGGCCCTGATCAGCCAGGAGATCGGGACGCTCTCCGGCGGTCAGCGTCGCCGTGTGGAACTCGCCCGGATCCTGTTCTCGGCTCCGGATACGATGATCCTCGACGAGCCGACGAACCACCTCGACGCCGAATCCGTGCTGTGGCTGCGCGACCACCTCAAGGCCTACTCCGGTGGTCTGATCATCATCAGCCACGACCTCGATCTCATCGATGAGGTGGTCAACAAGGTCTTCTTCCTCGACGCCACCCGTCAGACCATCGACATCTATTCGATGGGCTACCGGCTCTACCTCAAACAGCGTGAGGACGATGAGCGGCGTCGCCGCCGCGAACGTGCCAATGCCGAGAAGAAGGCCGCGGCGCTCAACGCTCAGGCGAACAAGATGATGGCGAAGGCGACGAAGACCGTCGCCGCCCAGCAGATGGCCAAGCGTGCCGACCGACTGCTCGCCGGGCTCGAGGACGAACGCGCCACGGAGAAGGTCGCCAATCTGCGCTTCCCGGCCCCGGCCGACTGCGGACGTGTGCCGCTGACGGCTGAAGGACTCTCTCGCAGCTTCGGGTCGACCGAGGTGTTCACCGGTGTCGATCTCGCCATCGACAAGGGCACACGAGTCGTCGTGCTCGGCTACAACGGTGCCGGCAAGACGACGCTGCTGCGTCTGCTCGCCGGACTCGACGAACCCGACTCCGGAGAAGTCGTGCCCGGACACGGCCTCAAGCTCGGTTACTATGCGCAGGAGCATGAGACTCTCGACCTCGAGCGCACAGTGCTGGAGAACATGTCGCGGAACTCCCCGCACCTCGACGACACCGCGGTGCGCAATGTGCTCGGTTCGTTCCTCTTCAGCGGTGATGATGTGCACAAACCCGCCGGGGTGCTCTCCGGTGGCGAGAAGACACGTCTGGCGCTGGCCACCCTTGTGGTCTCGAGCGCGAACGTGCTGCTGCTCGACGAGCCGACGAACAACCTCGATCCGGCGTCCCGCGAAGAGATCCTCTCGGCGATCCGCCGCTACGAAGGTGCGATCGTGCTCGTCACCCACGATGAGGGTGCGGTGTCCGCGCTCGACCCCGACCGCGTGCTGCTGCTGCCCGACGGCGACGAGGACCTGTGGAACGACACGTACCTCGATCTCGTCACGCTCGCCTGA
- a CDS encoding ribonuclease H family protein yields MTIIAAADGSALGNPGPAGWAWYIDDTSWHAGGWKNATNNRGELMAVLDLLRSTADSDDELKIYCDSQYVINALTKWMPGWKRKGWKKADGKEVLNKDLLASLDEALSGRTVEFEWVKGHNHHELNEAADVRARAAATAFQKGTPVPEGPGYVPRGRRPRRPTMIRQTTRRNLLLRTMFPSSP; encoded by the coding sequence TTGACGATCATCGCTGCCGCCGACGGATCCGCGCTCGGCAACCCCGGACCCGCCGGGTGGGCCTGGTACATCGACGACACCTCCTGGCACGCCGGCGGGTGGAAGAACGCGACGAACAACCGCGGTGAGCTCATGGCCGTGCTCGACCTGCTCCGGTCGACCGCGGACAGCGACGACGAACTGAAGATATACTGTGATTCGCAGTACGTCATCAACGCCCTGACCAAATGGATGCCGGGGTGGAAACGCAAAGGGTGGAAGAAAGCCGATGGAAAAGAAGTCCTCAACAAGGACCTCTTAGCGTCTCTCGATGAGGCACTGAGCGGGCGGACGGTCGAGTTCGAATGGGTCAAAGGACACAACCACCACGAACTCAATGAGGCTGCCGACGTTCGCGCCCGCGCGGCAGCCACCGCCTTTCAGAAGGGCACGCCCGTGCCGGAAGGCCCAGGATACGTCCCGCGGGGACGTCGACCGCGACGGCCGACGATGATCCGGCAGACGACCCGACGGAACCTGTTGCTCAGGACGATGTTTCCGTCGAGCCCGTGA
- a CDS encoding metal-sulfur cluster assembly factor: protein MPEVIDAPQNASVDEVREAMMDVVDPELGVNIVDLGLVYGLSVEDDGTAVIEMTLTSAACPLTDVIEDQTAQSLEGIVPAYRINWVWMPPWGPEKITEDGREQMRALGFNI from the coding sequence ATGCCTGAAGTCATTGACGCACCGCAGAATGCCAGCGTCGACGAAGTGCGCGAGGCGATGATGGACGTCGTCGATCCCGAGCTCGGTGTCAACATCGTCGATCTCGGCCTCGTGTACGGACTCTCGGTCGAAGACGACGGCACCGCCGTGATCGAGATGACCCTGACCTCGGCGGCCTGCCCGCTGACCGACGTCATCGAGGACCAGACCGCACAGTCGCTCGAGGGAATCGTGCCGGCCTACCGGATCAACTGGGTATGGATGCCGCCGTGGGGTCCGGAGAAGATCACCGAGGACGGCCGCGAACAGATGCGCGCCCTCGGATTCAACATCTGA
- the sufU gene encoding Fe-S cluster assembly sulfur transfer protein SufU has translation MSTQMQQLYQQVILDQSRARIGNTELLRDAASSPHGYSHQVNPTCGDEIELETELREDGTIAVRWTGDGCSISMASASVLSELAAESSVAQMLEIEGAFHELMHSRGTMEADESILGDAAAFTGVSKFPARIKCALLAWMAFKDALNQAQAAREEKHNA, from the coding sequence ATGAGCACACAGATGCAGCAGCTCTACCAACAGGTGATCCTCGACCAGTCGCGGGCACGCATCGGCAACACCGAACTGCTCCGTGATGCCGCATCGTCACCGCACGGATATTCGCATCAGGTGAACCCGACGTGCGGCGATGAGATCGAGCTCGAGACCGAACTGCGTGAGGACGGCACGATCGCGGTGAGGTGGACCGGCGACGGCTGTTCGATCTCGATGGCCTCGGCCTCGGTGCTGTCGGAGCTGGCCGCCGAATCCTCCGTCGCGCAGATGCTCGAGATCGAAGGCGCGTTCCACGAACTCATGCATTCACGTGGGACAATGGAGGCGGATGAGTCGATTCTCGGGGACGCCGCGGCGTTCACCGGAGTGTCGAAATTCCCGGCCAGGATCAAATGCGCTCTCCTGGCATGGATGGCGTTCAAGGACGCACTCAACCAAGCACAAGCAGCTCGTGAGGAGAAACACAATGCCTGA
- a CDS encoding SufS family cysteine desulfurase has protein sequence MFSRLRGDFPILDVRVGESPLSYLDSGATSQKPQCVIDTFVEYFQQRNAAVHRGAHSLAVEATDAFENGRIAAAGLVGGIPEQVCWTKNATEALNIVALGMDRASHGFGGDDAERFALAPGDSIVVTEMEHHANLVPWQQLAASTGAQLRWLPVTDSGELDLTDLDTIVDESTKVLAFTHVSNVLGTINPVDRFVDRARAVGAYVVLDACQSVPHMPVDFVDLDVDFAAFSAHKALGPTGLGALWGKSELLDALPPVLTGGSMITTVTMEETEFMPAPQRFEAGTQPVAEVAAFATAIGYLTEVGLDNVLEHEKELARVLLDGIGQIPGIRILGESEDRIGTVAFDVDGVHAHDVGQYLDSQGIAVRVGHHCAQPLHRRFGVTASTRASTYLYNNVEDCTRFLSALAEVRPFFGVG, from the coding sequence ATGTTCTCACGTCTGAGGGGCGACTTCCCGATCCTCGATGTGAGGGTCGGGGAGTCGCCGCTGTCGTATCTCGATTCGGGAGCGACATCGCAGAAGCCGCAGTGCGTCATCGACACCTTCGTCGAGTACTTCCAGCAGCGCAACGCCGCCGTCCACCGAGGCGCGCACTCCTTGGCCGTCGAGGCCACGGACGCCTTCGAGAACGGTCGGATCGCCGCTGCCGGACTCGTCGGCGGGATACCGGAACAGGTGTGCTGGACGAAGAACGCGACCGAGGCGCTCAACATCGTGGCCCTCGGCATGGATCGGGCCAGCCATGGCTTCGGGGGAGACGACGCAGAGCGTTTCGCCCTCGCCCCCGGTGACTCGATCGTCGTCACCGAGATGGAGCACCATGCGAATCTCGTGCCGTGGCAGCAGCTGGCTGCCTCCACGGGAGCACAGCTGCGCTGGCTGCCGGTCACTGACTCCGGTGAACTCGATCTGACCGATCTCGACACGATCGTCGACGAATCGACGAAGGTGCTCGCGTTCACGCACGTCTCCAACGTCCTCGGCACGATCAACCCGGTCGACCGCTTCGTGGACCGGGCCCGCGCCGTCGGAGCCTACGTCGTGCTCGACGCCTGCCAGTCCGTTCCGCATATGCCTGTGGACTTCGTCGACCTCGACGTCGACTTCGCCGCTTTCTCCGCTCATAAGGCACTCGGCCCCACCGGGCTGGGCGCGCTGTGGGGCAAGTCCGAACTGCTCGACGCTCTGCCGCCGGTGCTCACCGGCGGATCCATGATCACCACGGTGACCATGGAGGAGACCGAGTTCATGCCCGCTCCGCAGCGGTTCGAGGCCGGCACTCAGCCGGTCGCCGAGGTGGCGGCTTTCGCGACAGCGATCGGATACCTCACCGAGGTGGGGCTGGACAATGTTCTCGAGCATGAGAAGGAACTCGCCCGAGTCCTCCTCGACGGGATCGGCCAGATCCCCGGAATCCGCATCCTCGGCGAGTCCGAAGACCGGATCGGGACCGTGGCCTTCGACGTCGACGGCGTGCACGCCCACGATGTCGGACAGTATCTCGACTCGCAGGGCATCGCCGTGCGGGTGGGCCACCACTGCGCTCAGCCGCTGCACCGCCGCTTCGGGGTCACCGCCTCGACCCGGGCGAGCACGTACCTGTACAACAACGTCGAAGACTGCACCCGCTTCCTTTCTGCTCTGGCGGAAGTGCGGCCCTTCTTCGGAGTCGGCTGA
- the sufC gene encoding Fe-S cluster assembly ATPase SufC has translation MSTLKIEDLHVGVNTDTGLKPILNGIDLVINTNETHAIMGPNGSGKSTLAYALAGHPKYEVTSGSVTLDGEDVLEMSVDQRAKAGLFLAMQYPVEVPGVTVTNFLRSAKTAIDGEAPKLRNWTKDLKQAMENLRVDPAFASRNVNEGFSGGEKKRHEILQLEMLKPKFAVLDETDSGLDVDALRIVSEGVNRVKDATDVGIMLITHYTRILNYIKPDHVHVIIKGKVAEEGGPELAERLENEGYDRFFTAGV, from the coding sequence ATGTCCACTCTCAAGATCGAAGACCTGCACGTCGGTGTCAACACCGATACCGGTCTCAAGCCCATCCTCAACGGCATCGACCTCGTCATCAACACGAACGAGACCCACGCCATCATGGGCCCCAACGGCTCCGGCAAGTCGACCCTGGCCTACGCCCTGGCCGGGCACCCCAAGTACGAAGTGACCTCCGGTTCGGTCACCCTCGACGGTGAGGACGTCCTCGAGATGTCCGTCGACCAGCGTGCCAAGGCCGGACTGTTCCTGGCCATGCAGTACCCCGTCGAGGTCCCCGGCGTGACCGTGACGAACTTCCTCCGTTCGGCCAAGACCGCCATCGACGGTGAAGCTCCGAAGCTGCGCAACTGGACCAAGGACCTCAAGCAGGCCATGGAGAACCTCCGTGTGGATCCCGCCTTCGCCTCGCGCAACGTCAACGAAGGCTTCTCCGGCGGCGAGAAGAAGCGTCACGAGATCCTGCAGCTCGAGATGCTCAAGCCGAAGTTCGCCGTCCTCGACGAGACCGACTCCGGCCTCGACGTCGACGCGCTGCGTATCGTGTCCGAAGGCGTCAACCGCGTCAAGGACGCCACCGACGTCGGCATCATGCTCATCACCCACTACACGCGCATCCTCAACTACATCAAGCCCGATCACGTCCACGTGATCATCAAGGGCAAGGTGGCCGAGGAAGGCGGACCGGAACTGGCCGAACGCCTCGAGAACGAAGGCTACGACCGCTTCTTCACCGCCGGCGTCTGA
- a CDS encoding non-heme iron oxygenase ferredoxin subunit, with translation MTMIDVAATDEVAPGGTMRIEVGEYEICIARDSDGTIHAIDDLCTHGEVSLAEGDVEDCTIECWLHGSQFDLTTGKPVNPPAFEPVAVYDCKEIAGRILVDPNTTLN, from the coding sequence GTGACCATGATCGACGTGGCGGCCACCGACGAGGTGGCTCCCGGCGGCACCATGCGCATCGAGGTCGGCGAGTACGAGATCTGCATCGCTCGCGACTCCGACGGCACGATCCACGCCATCGACGACCTGTGCACCCATGGTGAGGTGTCGCTGGCCGAAGGAGACGTCGAGGACTGCACCATCGAATGCTGGCTGCACGGCTCGCAGTTCGACCTCACGACGGGCAAACCGGTGAACCCCCCGGCGTTCGAACCCGTCGCGGTCTATGACTGCAAAGAGATCGCCGGCCGCATCCTCGTCGACCCGAACACCACCCTGAACTGA
- the sufD gene encoding Fe-S cluster assembly protein SufD has translation MTDTTNPLGLSEHSHGSEVQVPDSKRDARTRSFDVADFPVPTGREEEWRFSPVRKFSEFFEDTATEAKLKFESDLPEGLSVEEISLESAQELGILEPEDRAAAVAANRASAVTHYSVPADTELERAAIIHADGTGEALGHGHVVVTVGANSKATIVVEHEGLARYSELVSLVIGDGADVTFVSLQLWDDGSQHLGQHDAIVGKDAKFKHIHITLGGDVVRLNTNVRYSAAGGEAELLGLYFADAGQHLEHRTYIDHNTPKAQSNVHYKGALQGKDARSVWIGDVLIRPEALDIDTYELNRNLILTDGARADSVPNLEIETGDIAGAGHASSVGRFDEEHLFYLMSRGIPEDVARQLVVRGFFNEVIQKIQVPEIEDVLNERIEDELSRSVL, from the coding sequence GTGACTGATACCACCAACCCGCTTGGCCTCTCGGAGCATTCGCACGGTTCCGAGGTCCAGGTGCCCGATTCGAAGCGCGATGCGCGCACGCGCAGCTTCGATGTCGCCGACTTCCCCGTGCCCACCGGCCGGGAGGAGGAATGGCGCTTCTCTCCCGTCCGCAAGTTCAGCGAGTTCTTCGAGGACACCGCTACCGAGGCGAAGCTGAAGTTCGAGTCGGATCTGCCCGAGGGCCTGTCCGTCGAGGAGATCTCGCTCGAGTCAGCTCAGGAACTGGGCATCCTCGAGCCCGAGGACCGTGCCGCGGCCGTTGCCGCCAACCGCGCCTCTGCGGTGACGCACTACTCGGTCCCCGCGGACACCGAACTCGAGCGGGCCGCGATCATCCACGCCGACGGCACCGGTGAGGCGCTCGGCCACGGCCATGTCGTCGTCACCGTCGGCGCGAATTCGAAGGCGACCATCGTCGTCGAACACGAGGGACTGGCCCGGTACTCCGAGCTCGTCTCCCTCGTCATCGGCGATGGTGCGGACGTGACCTTCGTATCGCTGCAGCTGTGGGACGACGGTTCCCAGCACCTCGGCCAGCACGATGCGATCGTGGGCAAGGACGCGAAGTTCAAACACATCCACATCACCCTCGGCGGTGACGTCGTGCGCCTGAACACGAACGTGCGCTACTCGGCAGCCGGGGGAGAGGCCGAACTGCTCGGACTCTATTTCGCCGATGCCGGTCAGCACCTCGAGCACCGCACCTACATCGACCACAACACGCCGAAGGCCCAGTCGAACGTCCATTACAAGGGCGCTCTGCAGGGCAAGGACGCGCGCAGCGTGTGGATCGGCGATGTGCTCATCCGTCCCGAAGCCCTCGACATCGACACCTACGAGCTCAACCGGAACCTCATCCTCACCGATGGCGCCCGCGCCGACTCGGTGCCGAACCTCGAGATCGAAACCGGTGACATCGCCGGTGCCGGCCACGCCTCCTCGGTGGGTCGCTTCGATGAGGAGCACCTGTTCTACCTCATGAGCCGCGGCATCCCCGAGGATGTCGCTCGTCAGCTCGTGGTCCGCGGATTCTTCAACGAAGTGATCCAGAAGATCCAGGTGCCCGAGATCGAAGACGTGCTCAACGAACGCATCGAAGACGAATTGTCCCGGAGTGTTCTGTGA
- the sufB gene encoding Fe-S cluster assembly protein SufB, which yields MTDTGNRIIDANPELKDLGQYAYGWHDENDAGATATRGLSEEVVRNISKLKDEPEWMLKRRLKALRLFDKKPMPNWGADLTGIDFADIKYFVRSTEGQATSWEDLPEDIRNTYDKLGIPEAEKQRLVAGVAAQYESEVVYHQINEELEAQGVIFMDTDTGLREHPEIFEEYFGSIIPSGDNKFAALNTAVWSGGSFVYVPKGVHVEIPLQAYFRINTENMGQFERTLIIADEGSSVHYVEGCTAPIYKTDSLHSAVVEIIAKKDAKVRYTTIQNWSNNVYNLVTKRAIAEEGASMEWVDGNIGSKVTMKYPAIWLTGEHARGETLSVAFAGEGQHQDTGAKMVHAAPHTHSSIVSKSVARGGGRAGYRGLVHVHPGAEGSSNNVLCDALLVDNVSRSDTYPYIDIREDDVTLGHEATVSKVSEDQLFYLMSRGMEETEAMAMIVRGFVEPIARELPMEYALELNRLIELQMEGAVG from the coding sequence ATGACTGACACAGGAAATCGGATCATCGATGCGAATCCCGAGCTCAAAGACCTCGGGCAGTACGCATACGGTTGGCACGACGAGAACGATGCCGGCGCGACCGCGACCCGCGGCCTCAGCGAGGAAGTCGTCCGCAACATCTCGAAGCTCAAGGACGAACCGGAGTGGATGCTCAAGCGTCGACTCAAGGCTCTGCGTCTGTTCGACAAGAAGCCGATGCCGAACTGGGGCGCCGACCTCACCGGAATCGACTTCGCGGACATCAAGTACTTCGTTCGCTCCACCGAGGGACAGGCGACGTCCTGGGAGGACCTGCCCGAGGACATCCGCAACACCTATGACAAGCTCGGCATCCCCGAGGCCGAGAAGCAGCGCCTCGTCGCCGGTGTCGCCGCTCAGTACGAGTCCGAGGTCGTCTACCACCAGATCAACGAGGAGCTCGAGGCTCAGGGTGTCATCTTCATGGATACCGACACCGGCCTGCGCGAGCACCCGGAGATCTTCGAAGAGTACTTCGGGTCGATCATTCCGTCCGGTGACAACAAGTTCGCCGCTCTGAACACCGCTGTCTGGTCCGGCGGCTCCTTCGTCTACGTCCCCAAGGGCGTCCACGTCGAGATCCCGCTGCAGGCCTACTTCCGCATCAACACGGAGAACATGGGCCAGTTCGAGCGCACGCTCATCATCGCCGACGAGGGTTCCTCGGTCCACTACGTCGAGGGCTGCACCGCTCCGATCTACAAGACCGACTCCCTGCACTCGGCCGTCGTCGAGATCATCGCGAAGAAGGATGCGAAGGTCCGCTACACGACGATCCAGAACTGGTCGAACAACGTGTACAACCTCGTCACCAAGCGCGCTATCGCCGAAGAGGGCGCCTCCATGGAATGGGTCGACGGCAACATCGGCTCGAAGGTGACCATGAAGTACCCGGCTATCTGGCTCACCGGTGAGCATGCCCGCGGCGAGACGCTGTCCGTGGCCTTCGCCGGCGAGGGGCAGCACCAGGACACCGGTGCGAAGATGGTCCACGCCGCACCGCACACCCATTCGTCGATCGTGTCGAAGTCCGTGGCCCGCGGCGGCGGTCGTGCCGGCTACCGCGGACTCGTCCACGTCCACCCGGGCGCCGAAGGCTCGTCGAACAACGTCCTCTGCGACGCCCTGCTCGTCGACAACGTCTCCCGTTCGGACACGTACCCCTACATCGACATCCGCGAAGACGACGTCACACTCGGCCATGAGGCCACCGTGTCGAAGGTCAGTGAGGATCAGCTCTTCTACCTCATGTCCCGCGGCATGGAGGAGACCGAGGCGATGGCGATGATCGTGCGCGGCTTCGTCGAGCCGATCGCGCGTGAGCTCCCGATGGAGTACGCCCTCGAACTCAACCGCCTCATCGAACTGCAGATGGAAGGCGCGGTCGGCTGA